The sequence TCACGATCTTCACGCCGATGGGCTTGCCGGTGGCCTCACGCATCAGCGCGACGTGATCCAGCAGCGCGTCGACGTTCGCGAGAAACGGGAAACGATTCGGGGAGTCGACTGACTTCCAGGCGGGCACGCCGCGCATCGCCGCGATCTCCGGCGTGACCTTGCTGCCCTCGAGGTGTCCGCCGCGAATCTTGGCGCCTTGGTGCAGCTTGAGCTCGAAGCCGCGCACCTGCGCCAGCGCCGCCTTCTCGCGCAGCGCGTTCCAGTCGAACGCGCCGCTCGCGTCGCGGACGCCGAAGCAGCCAGGTCCGATCTGGAAGATCAAGTCGCCCCCGCCCGCCAGATGGTGCTCCGAGAGACCCCCTTCGCCCGTGTTCATCCAGCTTCCGGTCGCCGCTGCGACCCCCTCGGAGATCGCGCGAATCGCATGACTGCCGAGCGCGCCATACGACATCCCGGAGACGCCGATCTGACCGCGCACCACCCACGGCGTCGCGAGGCCCGCGCCGATTCGGATGGCGTGCGCGTCCTCCAGCGTCCACGGCGCTACCTGCACTTCCTGCACGCTCTCGGCGCGCTGGAGCAGGCCTTCGCGCTCGATCACGTAGCGCCGCGTGGTCAGCCGCGCGCGCTGATCGACGGCGAGTTTCGCCGCGAGTGTCGGAAACAACGCATTGCGCAGATACCAGCCAGGCTGATCGAAGTCGCGTTTCGATCCGAACGAGATCAGCGTGTTCAAGTACTTCGAGGCGAACACGACGGAGAGGAAGTCGGTGCGCGAGAACGGTTTCCCCGTGTGGTCGCCGTCGAAGAGGTACTGGCGCAGCTCGGGCCCGACGTGCTCGAGCAGGTACCGAATGCGGCCGACGAGCGGGAACGCGCGCAGTACCGCGTGTTGGCTCTGGCGTCGGTCGCTGAGCCACAACACGAGCAGCAGAATCGGCGGGCCAGCGAACATCGCAGCGATCAACGCGAACGACGCGACGCTCATCCACTCCGTCGCGCTCACGACTCGCCTCGGCGCCGACTCGGGTGTCCGAACAGCCCGCGCGAGCGAATCAAGCGGGCCACGGGCGTCGGGACCGCTTCGACCCAGGTGTCGTCCGCCTTTCGGATCGCGTCGAGAATGTCCGGTGAATAAAAGCGCAGCAGCGAACGGTCGTAGCCGACCATGGGCACCAGTGCGTCGCGCTCGCACAGAAATTGGTGAAGCGCCTGCAGCGCCGGCGGCAGCTCGAGCGCGTGCGCGCCGGTGAGCTTCTGCGTGCCGGGCTCGAGATACGGGTACACGTAGATGCGAAGGTCGTTCCGAAACAGCCGGCCGAAGGCTTCGAGAATTCCGCCGGGCAGCTCTTGGTAGTACCTCTCGTCGAAGAGGTCGCGCAGCGAGTTCGCACCCATCACGAGGCCGGCGGGCTTGTCCGTGAAGCGCGCGAGATAGTCCGCGAGGCGCCAGTACTCGAAGTAGTCGGAGATCAGCACGCGGTACCCCATCGCGCACAGCGCGTCGGCGCGATCGAGGAAGTCGCGCAGGTCCACCTCTCCATCCGCGAGCAGATTGCGCATCGTGATCTCGGCCAGCACGACGGGCTCCTCCCCGGGCACGTCGCGGAGGAAGCGCGCGTTCGCGCAGCGAATCATGTCCACGTGCACGCGCGTCACGGGGCGGAAGCGCCCCCGCTCCACGAGCACCGACTTCCCGTGAAGCAGGTCGGCAGGGAGCAGCACCTCAGCGTCGGGACCGAAGGCCGCGACTGGCGCGAGGCCGAGCTGCACGAGGCGAAGACTCATCACGCGGTTGTCGATCTGCGAGAAGCGATGGCCCGAGAAGTCGACCAAGTCGATCTCGACGCGGTCGCGCGACAACCCGTCGAACAACGAGGCGAGCAACGTGTCGGGATCCTCGTGGAGAAAAGCCGCGCCGTACACGAGATTCACACCGACGATGCCGAGCACTTCCTGTTGCTGTTGTGCCTCGACGTCGAGCAGCCGAACGTGAAGGACGATCTCGCTCTCGGGTTCGAGCGGCGCGGCTTGGAAGCGGATCCCCAGGCGCCGAGTGAGCAGCTCCGCCGCGTGCATGTTCCACGGATATAGGCGCCCACCACACGTCCGATGAAGCCGCCGATTCGCGGCTCGGAAAAACTGCGGTCCTCGCGAATGCGTCCGTTTCGTCGCGAGATCCTCGCGACCTGCCGCGGCGCGCGCGCAAGGGTGCACAGCGACGAAAGCGCGCTACGTCCCGACCGTTCAGTGGGGAAGCGTCAGCGTCTCGAGCGCTCCGCGCAGGCGGCGCGCGTAGCTGCGCGCCGCGGCGAAGGCGACCTTCTGCGCGATCCAAGGTCGCGCCTGCATCAAGTAGAGGAACGCGCGCTCGTCGATCTCGATCAGGCGGCAAGCGCTGCGCGCGACGGCCGTCTCGGCGTGCGCCGCGCTCGTGAACAACGCGAGCCCACAGAGCAGCTCGCCTGGCTGCACGACGGCGATGTCGCGCTCGACGACGTCGCGCAGGCGCGTGCGAATCAGCACGGAACCTTCGCGCAGGATGAACAGCGACTGCGAGGAGGCCGCGTTTCCGCTGCCCTCCTGGAAGATCGCGGCGCCGGGGCGAACCGCGCACAGGCGACTCACCTGCGCGAGGCTCATCGCACCGTCGATGCCGATGTCGCGCAGCTCGGAGCTCCGCAACACGAAGCGCGCGAGCTCCTTGCTCACGTCGAGCACGTGGTCCCAAATCGCGTCCTGAGTGCTCGGCGTTACCGACTTGAACGCGACGCCCGTCAGCATCGCGGAAGTCGCGGGGTTCCACGCCTGCCAGCACCCCTGCGCCTCGACGCGCAGCGGACCTTGGGGAAGGTGGAGCACGAGCTGGCGGATGCTCTGCGTCGCCAGCGGCGAGCTCGTCGCGATGCAGGCGCCGCCGATCGAGAGATCGCGGGTCATCGCCGGCAGCGCCCCGGAGAACTGATCACTCGCGACGTCTACACGCAGCTCCACGCCGACGCGGGGGTCGCTGCGGCTCTCCATCGCCGCCACGCGGCGTAGCCGATCGTTCGCGTCGTTCACGGCGCGCCCTCCCGCCGTGTAGTTCGGACGAGGACGGGGCGACTTGAGCGCATTTCCGACGGAGCGCGCGTCCCTAACAAGCAAGAGCGGCGAGCGCGTAGCGCAGCCGCTTCGCAGCGAGCGAGAAGCCGGAGCGAACCCCTCCGACGAACGCGCCGCTCGAAGCCGTGCGAGCGCTACGGGCTGACGAGTCCCTCGCGAATTGCGTAACGAACCAGGCCCGGCGCTTTGTGGACGCCGAGCTTCGCCATCAGCGCGTTGCGATGCGTCTCCGCCGTGCGCGTGGAGACGCCGAGCGTGGCGGCGATCTCCTTGCTCGACAGCCCCTCCGCGATGAGCTGCAGCACCTCGCGCTCGCGGCCCGTGAGCCGCGCCCGCCCCATCGCTCGCTCCTCCGGCGGCCGCGCGAACGCGGTGACGAGATGCTGGGCGATCTCGGGCGAGAGGAAGCACTTGCCCTGCTTCACCACGCGCAACGCCGCGAGCAGATCGTTCTCTCGCGCCGATTTCAGCACATAGCCCGCAGCGCCCTCGAGCAGTGCGGCCTCGACGAAGTCCGAGCGATCGTGCTGCGAAAGGATCACGATCTTGCACGCCGGCAGCTCTTCGCGGATGCGCGTCGTGACGTCGATTCCAGAGAGCTGCGGCAGCCAGATGTCGACGACCGCGAGATCTGGCTTGGTGCGCAAGATCAACTCGACTGCGCTGCGCCCGTCGCCGGCCTCTCCGACGACCTCGAACTCGCCGGACACTTCGAGCAATCGCCGAATTCCATCTCGAATGATGGCGTGATCATCAACCACGACAACGCGATTCGACATCCTCAATCCCCACTATGAGAAAACGTCGAGACAGCAGTGCTGTAACTACGATCGGTCCTCCCACCTCCAACCGTACGCGCTGACAGCGGAGATTCCACCGCGAAAATACGCAGATCGCGAAGTGGAAGGGCGCAGGATGTTCTGGGGCAGCAGGGTACGGGGCGCCTGAGGTACCGGGTCGGGTCTCCTAGCGCGGGCCACCGGATCCTCCGAGCACGAGCGCCACGAGCTCGGCCTGCGACTTCACGCCGAGCTTCTTGAACGACGCCTTCAGGTGATTGCGCGCCGTTGAGATTGCGACACCGAGGTCACTCGCGACTTGTGCGACGCGCTGACCGCGCGCGACGCGCTCGACGACCTCCCACTCACGGTCGGAAAGCGACTGCAGCTTGCGCGAGTCTTTCCGCGTGCGCGCGAGTGGCGAGTAGCTAGCGGCCGCGGCGTGCGCCTCGCGCGCCTCGGCAACGATCTGCGCGAGCGTCGCGCTGACGTTGTCGCGCACGCGCTCGAGGTAGTTCGCGAGCAGGTCTCGCAGCGCGGGGACGCCGAGGAAGAGAATCATCGCTCCGGCGAAATCGTGGCGCTCATCGCGCAGCACGATCGGGATCCCGATCACGCCCGCCAGCGATTTCCCCGGTCCCTGCACCACGCCGCGAAAGACGGCCGCGTTGCCTCCGCGCCAGTCCGCCGCCCGCACGACGAAACCCGAGCGCTCGCCCACCGGGAGGAAGTCGAAGAAGCTCGCGCCCACCAGTTCGCCCGCGGCGCCTCCGAACAGCGCAGCGGCCGCGGCGTTCGCGTAGGCGATGCGACTCGCTCGGTCGACCGCAATCGACGCAAGCGGCAGATCCTCGAGAAATCCTCGAATCGGCATGTCCAGCGCGGCGTGCACCACTGGCTCCGAGACAAAGGGAAGGCGACCCACATAAGACCTGACGCGAACCCGAAAGGCAATCAAAGCTCGCGACTTTCGTGGGAGGCGTCTTCAGGGCGTGCGGAAGGCAATCCGCGAGAGGGTCGGCGCCAACAGGGCATTGGCGGCGACCGCCGCGCGGAGAGAGCGCGCGCTCAACGGGCCTGCGCCGGCGACGTAGATGCGGTTGTCGTGCTCGGCGACCGAGACCTCGACCACGCGCGGGAAGCGCTCCGCGAGCGCGCGGCGCACCGCGGGCCCTTCGTCGATCGTGTTGCTCGCGACGACGCCCCCGGCCCGCAGCAGCCGCTTCGCGTGCGCCAGAACCGGCAGTGGGAAGCCCTCGGGCTTCCGCAGCGTGTTCTCTTCGCCGATGAACACGTCCTCTAGGACCGCATCGAAGCGGCCTCGCAGCCGCGCGATCACCTCGCGCGCGTCACCGATCACGACCTCGACGCGCAGCGCATCGAGCTCGAACCAGCGCCGCGCGGCGGCGACCACGTCCGCATCGAGCTCGACGCCGACGATGCGCGCTTCGGGCGCGAGCGCGCGCACGATGCGCGCGGCGGAGCCGGCGCCGAGGCCGAGGATCAAGACGTCGCGGCGGCGCTCGAGCGGCAGCGCGAGCACGCTCGCGGCGAGCGCGTCCCACACCGAACGCGTCGCGATCTCGCCGGGCGTCCACGACGACGCGTAGGTGCCGTCGACGCGTAGCTCGTGGCGCTTCCCGCGCACGCGCAGCTGCACGCGCTCCGCGTTTTTTCTCACGCCGTGCTCGCTCACTTCGCCGCTCCGCATCATGCTCCGGTCGTGTCCGGCACCGAGAATCTCTTCCGCAGCGAAGCGCCGCGCGTCGCGCGCGTGGCCTTGCCCGTTCCCGTGAACGCGCTGTTCGACTACGCGATTCCGCGCGCGCTCCTTAGCGACGTGCGCGAAGGCGTGCGAGTACGCGTGCGCGTGAAGTCGCGGCGCGAGACGGGCGTCGTGATCGCGCTGGCGGACGAGCCCGAGCGCGAAGGCCTCGTGCTGAGCGAGATCGGGGCCGTGCTCGACGCCGAGCCTGCGCTGCCGCCCGCGCTGCTCGCCGCAATCACCGAGGAAGCGCGCGCGCAGCTGTGCCCGCTCGGGATCGCGGTGCACGCCGCGCTTCCGCCTGGCGCTTCGCCGCGCACCGAGCGAGCGCTTGCGATCACGCCGCGCGGGCGCGAAGCGCTGCGCAGCGGCGCCGCGCGCGGCGAGGCGGCGCGCGTGCTCGCGCTGCTGGAGCGACCACGTTCGCCGGGCTGGCTCGCGCGCAAGAGCGCGGCGCCGGCACTGCTCGCCTCGCTCGAGCGTGACGACCTCGTGACGCGCGCGTTGATCGAGCACGGCGCCGTCGCGCCCGCGCAGGTTCGGCGCGCGCTGCTCGCTGCGAACGTCGAGCTCGAAGCGGCGTGCGCCGCGCTCGCGCGCGCGCCGAAGCAGGCCGCGCTGTTACGCGAGATCGCGGCGGCTGGGGCGCCTGGCGCGGAGGTGGAGGCGCTCACGGCGCGCGATGCGAAGCGCGGCGCGCTGCTGCGCGCGCTCGTCGCGCGCGGCTTGGTCGCGATCGCGAGCAGCGCCGCCGTGCTCGGCGAAGCCGGCAGCGAGCGCGCCGAGCCGCACGCGCTGACCGCGGAGCAGACGCGCGCGCACGACACGATCGCGGCGGCGCTCAGCGCACGCCGGCACGAGTCGTTCCTGCTGCACGGCGTCACCGGCAGCGGCAAGACCGAGGTGTACCTGCGCCTCGTCGCCGATGCGCTCGCGCTCGGTCGCAGCGCGCTCGTGCTCGTCCCGGAGATCACGCTCACGCATCAGATGGTGAGCCGCCTGCGCGCGCGCTTCGCCGATCGCGTGGCCGTGCTGCACAGCGGGCTCACCGGAGGCGAGCGCATCGCGCAGTGGAACCAGCTGCGAACGGGCGCGGTGCCGATCGCCGTGGGCGCCCGCTCGGCGCTGTTCGCGCCGCTGCGCAACGTGGGCGTGATCGTCGTCGATGAAGAGCACGACGGCGCCTACAAGAGCGAAGAGGGCTTCCGCTTCCACGCGCG comes from Deltaproteobacteria bacterium and encodes:
- a CDS encoding response regulator transcription factor is translated as MSNRVVVVDDHAIIRDGIRRLLEVSGEFEVVGEAGDGRSAVELILRTKPDLAVVDIWLPQLSGIDVTTRIREELPACKIVILSQHDRSDFVEAALLEGAAGYVLKSARENDLLAALRVVKQGKCFLSPEIAQHLVTAFARPPEERAMGRARLTGREREVLQLIAEGLSSKEIAATLGVSTRTAETHRNALMAKLGVHKAPGLVRYAIREGLVSP
- a CDS encoding FMN-binding glutamate synthase family protein, translated to MSVASFALIAAMFAGPPILLLVLWLSDRRQSQHAVLRAFPLVGRIRYLLEHVGPELRQYLFDGDHTGKPFSRTDFLSVVFASKYLNTLISFGSKRDFDQPGWYLRNALFPTLAAKLAVDQRARLTTRRYVIEREGLLQRAESVQEVQVAPWTLEDAHAIRIGAGLATPWVVRGQIGVSGMSYGALGSHAIRAISEGVAAATGSWMNTGEGGLSEHHLAGGGDLIFQIGPGCFGVRDASGAFDWNALREKAALAQVRGFELKLHQGAKIRGGHLEGSKVTPEIAAMRGVPAWKSVDSPNRFPFLANVDALLDHVALMREATGKPIGVKIVIGSPDGADELAAAMARRGDGPDWISVDGGEGGSGATYQEMADSVGLPVRSAILALDDSLRLYGVRDRVRIIASGKLFSADRAAFALAFGADLVQVARSFMISVGCIQAQKCHTNQCPAGVATTDPRRMRALVVEEKRWRALNFVITMRAGLSSLAAAAGLESPTQFTRAHAIYRDGLGRVRSAQDLFPARLPDDAARARFELAAQQGLRAARRDLALTR
- a CDS encoding cyclic nucleotide-binding domain-containing protein yields the protein MNDANDRLRRVAAMESRSDPRVGVELRVDVASDQFSGALPAMTRDLSIGGACIATSSPLATQSIRQLVLHLPQGPLRVEAQGCWQAWNPATSAMLTGVAFKSVTPSTQDAIWDHVLDVSKELARFVLRSSELRDIGIDGAMSLAQVSRLCAVRPGAAIFQEGSGNAASSQSLFILREGSVLIRTRLRDVVERDIAVVQPGELLCGLALFTSAAHAETAVARSACRLIEIDERAFLYLMQARPWIAQKVAFAAARSYARRLRGALETLTLPH
- a CDS encoding helix-turn-helix transcriptional regulator; this encodes MHAALDMPIRGFLEDLPLASIAVDRASRIAYANAAAAALFGGAAGELVGASFFDFLPVGERSGFVVRAADWRGGNAAVFRGVVQGPGKSLAGVIGIPIVLRDERHDFAGAMILFLGVPALRDLLANYLERVRDNVSATLAQIVAEAREAHAAAASYSPLARTRKDSRKLQSLSDREWEVVERVARGQRVAQVASDLGVAISTARNHLKASFKKLGVKSQAELVALVLGGSGGPR
- the priA gene encoding primosomal protein N'; its protein translation is MSGTENLFRSEAPRVARVALPVPVNALFDYAIPRALLSDVREGVRVRVRVKSRRETGVVIALADEPEREGLVLSEIGAVLDAEPALPPALLAAITEEARAQLCPLGIAVHAALPPGASPRTERALAITPRGREALRSGAARGEAARVLALLERPRSPGWLARKSAAPALLASLERDDLVTRALIEHGAVAPAQVRRALLAANVELEAACAALARAPKQAALLREIAAAGAPGAEVEALTARDAKRGALLRALVARGLVAIASSAAVLGEAGSERAEPHALTAEQTRAHDTIAAALSARRHESFLLHGVTGSGKTEVYLRLVADALALGRSALVLVPEITLTHQMVSRLRARFADRVAVLHSGLTGGERIAQWNQLRTGAVPIAVGARSALFAPLRNVGVIVVDEEHDGAYKSEEGFRFHARSLAARRARAEGCPLVLGSATPALETRHAAERGALVRLRMEERASGRPLPAVVLVDMVRERANLPRGARRTLSPTLARALRETLADGAQAILFLNRRGFSSQIACVDCQDVSRCKHCDISLTYHAAANLLRCHYCDYQLRPPAKCAACGSDRLSLLGTGTERIEEEVRAAFPEARIARLDRDTAARRGTVERVLAELRAGVKNVLIGTQMVAKGHDFPGVRLVGVLNADMGLHLPDFRAAERTFQLLTQVAGRAGRGSEPGRVVIQTYAPDHYAIRPVALHDYERFYRDEIGHRESLGYPPFGRLALVRVSAQDELAAREAATALANVARDATAHFGSGVEVLGPAEAPIAKLRDRYRQQILLKHREAGAVWRVAERVNHAAEQLPSAIRTAVDVNPVDML
- a CDS encoding TonB-dependent receptor, producing MHAAELLTRRLGIRFQAAPLEPESEIVLHVRLLDVEAQQQQEVLGIVGVNLVYGAAFLHEDPDTLLASLFDGLSRDRVEIDLVDFSGHRFSQIDNRVMSLRLVQLGLAPVAAFGPDAEVLLPADLLHGKSVLVERGRFRPVTRVHVDMIRCANARFLRDVPGEEPVVLAEITMRNLLADGEVDLRDFLDRADALCAMGYRVLISDYFEYWRLADYLARFTDKPAGLVMGANSLRDLFDERYYQELPGGILEAFGRLFRNDLRIYVYPYLEPGTQKLTGAHALELPPALQALHQFLCERDALVPMVGYDRSLLRFYSPDILDAIRKADDTWVEAVPTPVARLIRSRGLFGHPSRRRGES
- a CDS encoding methyltransferase domain-containing protein, with the translated sequence MSEHGVRKNAERVQLRVRGKRHELRVDGTYASSWTPGEIATRSVWDALAASVLALPLERRRDVLILGLGAGSAARIVRALAPEARIVGVELDADVVAAARRWFELDALRVEVVIGDAREVIARLRGRFDAVLEDVFIGEENTLRKPEGFPLPVLAHAKRLLRAGGVVASNTIDEGPAVRRALAERFPRVVEVSVAEHDNRIYVAGAGPLSARSLRAAVAANALLAPTLSRIAFRTP